One Megalops cyprinoides isolate fMegCyp1 chromosome 4, fMegCyp1.pri, whole genome shotgun sequence genomic window carries:
- the LOC118776466 gene encoding transcription factor TFIIIB component B'' homolog translates to MCAGSPSRPSVSVEEEQTTSQEKPVPALPATPSTSCQDPSPEKKAEDQTQSLDPQNASEEKVPSSGKLPLPEPFSPRRRNSNSSVSSEGASPSNLPLKVAGDAEDRKKLVKAYRLKEMMKLERSKERKQRRGKHPVYEYSGPLDRSKMTMRDLLYYLPETNPMSTPVMEEQLQTEKANPPSPNKELQEKKQDDEDEEFEEDDNAMDEQLLVPKVKVAEDGSLVIDEESLTVEVLRAKASAVVEENDPIFERGSTTTYSSFKKLCHTKVWSNKETDMFFLAISMVGTDFSLICQLLPHRTRAEIKNKFKREERANAWRIDKAFREKRPFDLKFFSTLLELVLAADKKKRNKPKKKASGGAKPRRKRKAKKASTKGANGDQVTSDVDLDSDAAAGDSETAEKENEDCSNVVESADEPVTTKRKRKRRKKDQEDKEEEEEEEEQPSVKRQAKGRRRKRSKKTQNDKAVVIDSEEEVADGRPDAEEAVLSQTVDSVEDGMGEPEGKPAWKSRRRTQKPTPKLGRAKRKKKTCESDERPGEMEEEEGVADCDSVPKASDEAA, encoded by the exons ATGTGTGCTGGTTCCCCAAGCAGGCCGAGTGTCTCTGTTGAGGAGGAGCAGACCACATCACAGGAGAAGCCTGTTCCTGCTTTGCCAGCCAccccctccacttcctgtcaggATCCTTCCCCAGAAAAGAAGGCAGAAGACCAAACTCAGTCTTTGGATCCGCAGAATGCTTCTGAGGAGAAGGTGCCTAGTAGCGGCAAGCTCCCCCTCCCTGAACCATTCTCTCCCCGTAGAAGGAACTCAAACAGCAGCGTGTCATCGGAGGGGGCATCACCGTCGAATTTGCCCCTGAAGGTGGCGGGGGACGCCGAGGACCGTAAAAAGCTCGTGAAAGCCTACAGGCTGAAAGAGATGATGAAGCTGGAGAGGAGCAAGGAGAGG AAACAAAGGAGAGGCAAACACCCGGTCTATGAATACAGCGGCCCTCTCGACCGCAGCAAGATGACCATGAGGGACCTCCTGTACTACCTGCCAGAGACCAATCCAATGTC gaCCCCTGTTATGGAAGAACAGTTGCAAACTGAGAAGGCGAATCCACCCTCACCCAACAAAGA GTTGCAAGAGAAGAAGCAGGATGACGAGGATGAGGAGTTTGAGGAAGATGACAATGCAATGGACGAGCAGCTGTTGGTGCCCAAGGTGAAAGTGGCAGAAGACGGCTCATTGGTCATTGATGAGGAGAG TTTAACTGTGGAAGTCCTGAGGGCAAAAGCCTCCGCTGTGGTGGAGGAGAATGACCCCATCTTTGAGCGCGGCTCCACAACCACCTACTCCAGCTTCAAGAAGCTCTGCCACACCAAAGTCTGGTCAAACAAAG agacagacatgttCTTCCTGGCAATCAGCATGGTGGGGACGGACTTCTCTTTGATCTGTCAGCTCCTCCCCCATCGAACCCGAGCTGAGATCAAG AATAAATTCAAAAGGGAGGAACGTGCAAATGCCTGGAGGATTGATAAAGCATTCA GAGAGAAACGGCCATTTGATCTGAAGTTCTTCAGCACACTGCTGGAGTTGGTCTTGGCTGCAGATAAGAAGAAGAGAAATAAACCCAAAAAAAAGGCCTCAGGTGGGGCAAAGCCAAGACGTAAACGAAAAG CCAAGAAGGCATCAACGAAAGGAGCCAATGGGGATCAGGTCACCTCAGACGTAGACCTGGACAGCGATGCGGCCGCGGGTGACTCGGAGACGGCCGAGAAGGAGAACGAGGACTGCTCCAATGTGGTGGAGTCCGCGGACGAGCCCGTGACCACCAAAAGGAAGCGCAAGCGCAGAAAGAAGGATCAGGAGGataaggaagaggaggaggaggaggaggagcagcccTCAGTCAAAAGGCAGGCGAAAGGAAGAAGGAGAAAACGgagcaaaaaaacacaaaatg ACAAGGCAGTTGTAATTGACTCTGAAGAAGAAGTTGCTGATGGCCGGCCAGATGCTGAAGAGGCTGTCTT GTCACAGACAGTGGATAGTGTGGAAGACGGAATGGGGGAACCTGAAGGTAAACCAGCCTGGAAATCCAGAAGACGCACCCAGAAACCCACACCCAAACTGGGGCGTGCAAAACGGAAGAAGAAAACCTGTGAGTCTGATGAAAGGCCTGGAGagatggaagaggaggaaggcgTGGCAGACTGTGACTCTGTTCCCAAG GCTAGCGATGAAGCCGCC